The Leucobacter sp. UCMA 4100 genome window below encodes:
- a CDS encoding class I SAM-dependent methyltransferase — protein MTDFDRDFWQRHWAERESRGAPTPHPYLATETAQLTPGTALDAGCGAGAEALWLARQGWRVTAADISASALDEARRHEAVAGPTTPIEWIEADLSRWNPDRTWSLVVTSYAHAEIGQLALYQRLASWVAPGGTLLIVGHAASEHAGEAQHAQHPHEATVTREAITGLFAEAAWTIETSTEHTRTAHPGGASVELRDVVVRARRLSGE, from the coding sequence GTGACCGACTTCGACCGCGACTTTTGGCAGCGGCACTGGGCCGAGCGCGAGAGCCGGGGAGCCCCGACGCCACACCCGTATCTCGCGACCGAGACGGCGCAGCTCACCCCGGGCACCGCCCTCGACGCGGGGTGCGGGGCTGGTGCCGAGGCGCTGTGGCTCGCGAGGCAGGGCTGGCGCGTGACTGCGGCCGATATTTCGGCGAGCGCACTCGACGAGGCGAGACGGCACGAGGCAGTGGCCGGGCCCACGACCCCCATCGAGTGGATCGAAGCCGACCTCTCACGCTGGAACCCCGACCGTACCTGGAGTCTCGTGGTCACGAGCTACGCGCACGCCGAGATCGGCCAGCTCGCGCTGTACCAGCGGCTGGCCTCGTGGGTCGCGCCGGGCGGTACGCTGCTCATCGTCGGGCACGCGGCGAGCGAGCACGCGGGTGAGGCGCAACACGCTCAGCATCCGCACGAAGCTACCGTCACGCGAGAGGCCATCACGGGGCTGTTTGCGGAGGCCGCCTGGACCATCGAGACGAGCACCGAGCACACCCGCACCGCACACCCCGGTGGGGCGAGCGTTGAACTGCGCGACGTCGTCGTTCGGGCACGCAGGCTCAGCGGCGAGTAA
- a CDS encoding FMN-binding negative transcriptional regulator, whose protein sequence is MHTYPSYIAPSGEAIVEFVRANPFAIVATSTAGAPVATHVPIVFQPGFEPQGTFVGETLWGHMGRDNPHWQLFAENPSTLLAFSTSHAYVSPSNYGFADAVPTLDYATVHLTGKVTIIEDDALSLDVVKQTVSHFESARSEPWEQSPSFPIYEKILPGIVAFTIEVETESAMFKLSQDMPADVHERVVADLTSGERKHPDVAALMRRIGVSAEAGQTDQPGI, encoded by the coding sequence GTGCACACCTACCCCAGCTACATTGCCCCCTCTGGCGAAGCGATTGTTGAGTTTGTGCGCGCCAACCCCTTCGCCATCGTCGCGACCTCGACCGCGGGGGCGCCGGTTGCCACGCACGTTCCGATCGTGTTTCAGCCGGGCTTTGAGCCGCAGGGCACCTTCGTGGGCGAAACCCTGTGGGGGCACATGGGCCGCGATAACCCGCACTGGCAGCTCTTCGCCGAGAACCCCTCGACGCTGCTCGCGTTCAGCACCTCGCACGCCTACGTTTCGCCGAGCAACTACGGCTTCGCCGACGCGGTGCCCACCCTCGACTATGCGACCGTGCACCTTACGGGCAAGGTCACGATCATCGAAGACGATGCGCTGAGCCTCGACGTCGTGAAGCAGACGGTCTCGCACTTCGAGAGCGCCCGCTCGGAGCCGTGGGAGCAGAGCCCCTCGTTCCCGATCTACGAGAAGATTTTGCCGGGGATCGTCGCTTTCACCATCGAGGTCGAAACCGAGAGCGCGATGTTTAAGCTCAGCCAAGACATGCCCGCCGACGTGCACGAGCGCGTCGTCGCAGACCTCACGAGCGGCGAACGCAAACACCCCGACGTCGCCGCCCTCATGCGGCGCATCGGGGTGAGTGCAGAGGCGGGGCAGACAGATCAACCTGGCATCTGA
- a CDS encoding MFS transporter, with translation MTTTHDTTDGTHGHYTPAERRTVRKNLVGIGMGNLLEWYDWNVYASFTIYIAAHAFNDADPASALLSTLAIFAVGFIARPFGGFVFGWIGDRKGRKYSMTLAIVLASFGSLAIALLPSYETVGAWSSLMLLLARLLQGLAHGGELPSSQVFLSEVAPAKHRGLWSSWIYVSGTTGILAGVLLAAVLNLTLTAEQLNAFGWRIPFAIGAVAGLYTLYLRRNMEETEAFTNIEKSGAPKRNIFSQIWEHRLGALQVIGLTIGITVAYYAWAINAPTYANTQLGMDRGLTLWAGVIGNIVLIVSLPLWGMLSDRFGRKPIMIISAGAALVLYLPIQAWLRNDFLVLVLSVSLMSAILAGALAIMPAMFSELFPPEVRTSGIGFPYALAVAAFGGTAPYIQTYASGQDYNWFPLYTMALLVITLITVFTVPETKGKHLG, from the coding sequence ATGACCACCACCCACGACACGACCGACGGCACGCACGGTCACTACACTCCTGCCGAGCGACGCACCGTGCGCAAAAACCTCGTCGGCATCGGCATGGGCAACCTGCTCGAGTGGTACGACTGGAATGTCTACGCCTCGTTCACGATCTACATCGCGGCCCACGCGTTCAACGATGCCGACCCGGCCTCGGCTCTGCTCTCGACCCTCGCGATCTTCGCCGTTGGCTTCATCGCCAGGCCCTTTGGCGGGTTTGTTTTCGGGTGGATCGGCGACCGCAAGGGCCGCAAATACTCGATGACCCTCGCGATCGTTCTCGCCTCGTTCGGCAGCCTCGCGATCGCGCTGCTCCCGTCGTACGAGACGGTTGGCGCGTGGTCGTCGCTCATGCTGCTGCTCGCCCGACTGCTGCAGGGCCTCGCCCACGGTGGCGAGCTGCCGTCGTCGCAGGTGTTCCTCTCTGAGGTCGCGCCCGCGAAGCACCGCGGCCTGTGGTCGAGCTGGATTTACGTTTCGGGCACCACCGGCATTCTCGCGGGCGTGCTGCTCGCGGCCGTACTGAACCTGACCCTCACGGCCGAGCAGCTCAACGCGTTCGGCTGGCGCATTCCCTTTGCGATTGGCGCCGTTGCTGGCCTCTACACGCTGTACCTGCGCCGCAACATGGAAGAGACCGAGGCGTTCACGAACATCGAGAAGTCGGGCGCCCCGAAGCGCAACATCTTCTCGCAGATCTGGGAGCACCGCCTCGGTGCCCTGCAGGTCATCGGCCTCACGATCGGCATCACCGTGGCCTACTACGCCTGGGCCATCAACGCCCCGACGTACGCCAACACGCAGCTCGGCATGGATCGCGGCCTGACCCTCTGGGCGGGCGTCATCGGCAACATTGTGCTCATCGTGTCGCTGCCGCTGTGGGGCATGCTGTCTGACCGCTTCGGTCGCAAGCCCATCATGATCATCAGCGCTGGCGCTGCGCTCGTGCTCTACCTGCCCATTCAGGCGTGGTTGCGCAACGACTTCCTCGTGCTCGTGCTCAGCGTCTCGCTCATGTCGGCGATTCTCGCCGGAGCGCTCGCGATCATGCCAGCCATGTTCTCAGAGCTCTTCCCGCCCGAGGTGCGCACCTCAGGCATCGGCTTCCCGTACGCCCTCGCGGTCGCGGCCTTCGGCGGCACCGCCCCCTACATTCAGACCTACGCCTCGGGGCAGGACTACAACTGGTTCCCGCTCTACACGATGGCGCTGCTCGTGATCACCCTCATTACGGTGTTCACGGTTCCTGAAACGAAGGGCAAGCACCTGGGTTAA
- a CDS encoding M20 metallopeptidase family protein, whose product MDFVARSLELDGALRALRRDLHQIPEQGLSLPLTQQRLLQELEGLPIEVTLGESLSSITAVIRGTAGEKAGATATPTPAPAVLLRSDMDALPVVEETGLDFVNPDATNMHACGHDLHMTMLVGALKLLAEHRDELAGDVVCVFQPGEEGFDGAQHMLDEGLLEITGAKPVAAYALHVFSSHIESGRFLVRQGAIMSASDTVRMVVRGHGGHGSAPHQAIDPITASAAMVSALQTMVTRRFDAFDPVVLSFGMFRGGSTENVIPESVEMLATVRTFSEKNRELMRSEVVKVLEGVADAHSVTIDIDYEMLYPVTKNDADEADFVAGTVAELFGDESLERPKQPLSASEDFSKMLEHVPGVFIPLGATPEGVDLETGPYNHAAGAQFDEAVLTRGAALLATLAARRLNPPA is encoded by the coding sequence GTGGATTTCGTAGCGAGATCGCTTGAACTTGATGGCGCTTTGCGTGCACTGCGCCGCGATCTGCATCAGATTCCTGAGCAGGGGCTTTCCCTGCCACTCACGCAGCAGCGACTGCTCCAAGAACTCGAAGGCCTGCCCATCGAGGTGACGCTCGGCGAATCGCTGAGCTCGATCACGGCAGTGATCCGCGGCACGGCGGGCGAGAAGGCGGGCGCGACCGCGACCCCCACCCCAGCCCCCGCCGTGCTCCTGCGCAGCGACATGGACGCGCTGCCCGTCGTCGAAGAGACGGGCCTCGACTTTGTGAACCCCGACGCGACGAACATGCACGCGTGCGGCCACGACCTGCACATGACCATGCTCGTGGGCGCGCTGAAGCTGCTCGCCGAGCACCGTGACGAGCTCGCGGGCGACGTCGTGTGCGTCTTCCAGCCGGGCGAAGAGGGCTTTGACGGCGCGCAGCACATGCTCGACGAGGGCCTGCTCGAGATCACGGGCGCGAAGCCCGTGGCCGCCTACGCGCTGCACGTCTTCTCGTCGCACATCGAAAGCGGCCGCTTTCTCGTGCGTCAGGGCGCGATCATGAGTGCCTCAGATACCGTGCGCATGGTCGTTCGCGGTCACGGAGGGCACGGATCCGCACCGCATCAGGCGATCGACCCCATCACCGCGAGTGCCGCGATGGTGAGCGCGCTGCAAACGATGGTCACGCGCCGCTTCGACGCCTTTGACCCGGTCGTGCTGTCGTTCGGCATGTTTCGCGGCGGATCGACCGAGAACGTCATTCCCGAGAGCGTCGAGATGCTCGCGACCGTTCGTACCTTCAGCGAGAAGAACCGTGAGCTCATGCGCAGCGAGGTCGTGAAGGTGCTCGAGGGCGTGGCCGACGCGCACAGCGTCACGATCGACATCGACTACGAGATGCTGTACCCCGTCACGAAGAACGACGCCGACGAGGCCGATTTCGTCGCGGGAACCGTTGCCGAGCTGTTTGGCGACGAGAGTCTCGAACGGCCGAAGCAGCCGCTCAGCGCCTCAGAAGACTTCTCGAAGATGCTCGAGCACGTGCCCGGTGTCTTCATTCCGCTGGGGGCGACTCCCGAGGGCGTTGACCTCGAGACGGGCCCCTACAATCACGCCGCCGGCGCGCAATTCGACGAGGCGGTGCTCACGAGGGGCGCGGCCCTGCTCGCCACGCTCGCCGCTCGCCGCCTCAACCCACCTGCTTAA
- a CDS encoding Lrp/AsnC family transcriptional regulator, producing MKHAPDPLELVGALQIAPRASWRQLSQVLGASPLMLAQQWQRLTDRGLAWCTAVPFGRNRPGTLTFVAVRCLPEHRDRLTEEAIAIPEIVSIEEPARHWDLIFTVLTPDFESYLESLNERISKLPGITRYETIICTRVHFDGHEWRLGSLDHTARQQLVQLARTDTSATPPPLRDGDRELTPYLHRDGRATVADIAESLGTHPSTISRRMQRLLLSGKVTLRCDLAPELLGQPISSQWFCWLSPEQHTAAAAALRSFPNLRFCASTTGETNFTFVLWVRTPEEIFEAERRLIEHIPGFSIAESSITVRFIKRMGWRLDERGRRTGEPVSPVFVG from the coding sequence ATGAAACATGCCCCAGACCCGCTCGAGCTCGTCGGAGCGCTGCAGATCGCACCGCGCGCCTCGTGGCGGCAGCTCTCGCAGGTGCTCGGGGCGTCGCCCCTCATGCTCGCGCAGCAGTGGCAGCGGCTCACCGACCGTGGCCTCGCCTGGTGCACGGCCGTACCCTTCGGGCGCAACCGCCCCGGAACCCTCACCTTCGTCGCCGTGCGCTGCCTACCCGAGCACCGCGACCGCCTCACCGAAGAGGCTATCGCGATTCCCGAGATCGTCTCAATCGAGGAGCCGGCGCGGCACTGGGACCTCATCTTCACCGTGCTCACCCCCGACTTCGAGAGCTACCTCGAGAGCCTCAACGAGCGCATCTCAAAACTGCCGGGCATCACCCGCTACGAGACGATCATTTGCACGCGCGTGCACTTCGACGGCCACGAGTGGCGCCTCGGAAGCCTCGACCACACCGCCCGCCAGCAACTCGTGCAGCTCGCCCGCACCGACACCTCGGCCACTCCCCCACCCCTGCGCGACGGCGACCGCGAACTGACCCCCTACCTGCACCGCGACGGCCGCGCCACCGTCGCCGACATCGCCGAATCACTCGGCACCCACCCGAGCACCATCTCTCGCCGCATGCAACGGCTGCTGCTCTCGGGCAAAGTCACCCTGCGCTGCGACCTCGCTCCCGAACTGCTCGGCCAGCCCATCAGCAGCCAGTGGTTCTGCTGGCTCTCACCCGAGCAGCACACCGCCGCAGCCGCCGCGCTGCGCAGCTTCCCAAATCTGCGCTTCTGCGCCTCGACCACCGGCGAAACGAACTTCACCTTCGTACTCTGGGTGCGCACCCCCGAAGAGATCTTCGAGGCCGAGCGCCGCCTCATCGAACACATCCCGGGCTTCTCGATCGCCGAAAGCTCGATCACGGTGCGCTTCATCAAGCGCATGGGCTGGCGCCTCGACGAGCGCGGCCGCCGCACGGGCGAGCCGGTGAGCCCCGTGTTTGTGGGGTGA